TATATATGATGGCCTGCACAAAATAAAAGCAACCTCGGTACACCTTTTGCAGCCTGTTTAGCGTCTGCACGCTTCAACACATGGCACCACGCAATGCTGGAATGCTACCTCACGCCACGACATATTACGACGCTGCAATACCACTCCTGTAGTTCACGCAAAACCCGCACCTACACGGCTACGCCTGCACACGCACTTGCGCTTGGAAAATGGTCAGTTTCGTTTCGAGGATTTTAAACAGCGCCTTGCCCACCGTCCGCTTGTGTAGGTCGCCAAGACGGCCAGAGCGGCACCGCCAGTACCGCCAGCAATGGCCGTGGCCCCGGCAGCCCGTTTGGCTTCCTCGGCGGCGTCGTAAGCGATACCCAGGGAAACCCGGAGAAAGTGTACAACTTCGTGTACGGAAGTGCCGACTCAGTTCAGCAGGTGGCGCGTCTGTACGCACTCATGTCCATACCAGTGTTCCAGCAACAGCCGACAACTCCCACGAAGCCCGCGACGACATCGACAATGATGACACCGACAACGAGAACGTCACCAACGTCGTCGCTGACGACAACTACCGCGAGGTTGACAACGACCTCTTCTGCGATTACGAACGCGTCACAGGAGACTGGAACGGCGTCAACGGAAACGGAGGGCTCGTCCGAAGTCGTTAGCAGCACTAGTACGCCCACTACAGTAGCAGGAACTCCTCACGAAATGGAATCGACACCGCTAGAATCCGGAGCAACTGTCGCAAGCACTAAAACAGCTGTGTTGACCACAACTCAGACACCAGCAGCTTCGCAGGCGACGAGCACAGGTATTTCAGTAATGGCCACTTCAACAGAGATCCCGGAGACAACTACTTTTGTAACGAATGGAAGGGAAACGTCGGCCAGCGAAGGGACTGCAGACTGGTCTATGTCGACTACACCGGCTGGAGAAGGCACGCACCCTGCGGTTACGGAAAATTTAGCTACTGACTCGACACGCACTACCGAGTCAGACCTAGAATGGACCCGTACAGTGGACCCTAGCGGAGGAACAACGCTAACCAGTAAATATATAAGCACGGTTTTCACTGAGAGCACTTCAGAAGTGTTTATTACCGAGTCAACCACCACGAGCACGCGTGAAAACTCTGCTGAACCGCAATCCACAATTACGACAGAATTAGTTTCGTGGAACGAAATAACTACCGACACGGGCCAGACGTCACCCTCGAACACAGCACAAAATACGGAGGAGACGACTGAGGTCACAGAAACAGGAAATACGGACACAACTTCGGAGGCCCCGACAGATGACCCACTTACTGAGTCGATGATTTACTCGACAACAAGCCAGTTGATGGATGTAACGCCAACTGAAACTGACACGATGACTCAGTCAACCGCAGAACAGTTGGGGACCACGACTGAGTCTGAGACGGCAGCGCCGTCGTCGCCTGCCACTTTTACCGAGTTCAATACGGAAACCCCACTTACGGAAACATCGGTTCAATCGACAACGGAACATTCGTGGAGCATGTTTAGTACGAATGAACCAGATACGACATCTGCGTTGATCACCATTCCTACTACAGATTCTAATTCGGACGACCCGCGTACAGAAACGGTGCAGTCCACCACAGAACAGTTAGAGAGCACGGCTGACTCTGAGACGACGTCCGCGTTGTCTACCGTCTCTACACAGTTCGATACGGACAGCCCACTTACAGAAACGTCGTTTCAGCCCACAACGGAATATTTGTGGAGCATGTTTAGTACGACTGAACCAGAGACAACGTCGGCATTGATCGCCATTCCCACTACTGATTCTAATTCGGATGACCCGCGTACGGAAACGGTGCAATCCACCACTGAAGAGTTAGCGAGCACGGCTGACTCTGAGACGACGTCCGCGTTGTCTACTGTTTCTACACAGTCCGATACGGACAGCCCACTTACAGAAACATCAGTACAAATCACAACAGAGTATTTGTTTAGCACGACTGGTACGAATGAGCCAGAAACAACGTCATCATCGGTCACCGTTCCCACTGCCGATCCCGATACGGACGACCCGCTTACAGAAACGGTTCAGTCGACAACGGAAGCGTATGAGACTGTGACAAGTACAAGTGACCCCGATGAAACGCCCACTATGGATTCCACTACAGACGTACCAACGGAAACGATGCCAGTAACCACAGACAACACATATCCGACTACGGAATCCACGATGCACACTTTTTCGAACGAACCGTATACTACTGACAGCAGCACGACGCTTGGTGACGTAAGTACTTCGGAATCGATCACTACCGTTGATCATACCGAATCAACTACTATGTCCGCGCTTGAAGTATCTGACTATACAGACACCGACCCTACAGCACATCTGGGAACAGGTACTACTTCAATGACTGAAAAGACGGGATCAGAATATACGACGGATTTTACAGTCACCGAGGCAACTACCGAATTAAACGTAGAGGTCACAGCTGGTTCGACAGCCGATGATAGTGAAACAGATGCTTACGACACAACTACGGGAAGTCGCACTGCCACATATACTACTGAAGGCCCCAGCACAGAATACACGGCACCCTACACGAGACAGTACAGCATGACCGTAGATTTCACAACGTTCATCACGGAGTCCACACCCACCAAACAAGAGCCGATGGAGACCAGTACCTCCAGTTTCACAAACTCGGAAACCTCTTGGACAAAATCAGAAGTTTCAACCGAGTCATCAGATGTCACAACAGATTACTCCGTGGGCGTCACTAACACGGACATGACTGAAACTTCCAAGCAACACGAAAGTACGATGGAATCCACGCAGTCTAGTGCGTGGCCTACATCTGAGAGGCATGTTACATGGAACGCCACTGACGGTTGGATGACAAGCGACTCTGCGATCACAACACAAGAGAGCTCGCCAACGGGAGATGAAGGCACAAGCAACACATTCACAGGTGGCGAGGTTACGGATTCATGGTCACAAGTACCTTCCTCGCCTTACTCGTCTACGTCGACAAACGCCGACAGGCAGAGCACGACAGAAAATGAACGATATGAAAGCACGAGCGTCTCATCGACAACCTTGGAATCACCCGCTCTTACTTCCAGCGTCGCAAGTGAAATTTCAACGACTGAGTCGTCGTCAACAGAAAATTCCTTAACTCTTACAACATTTTCGCATTTCACAGCCACCACCAATCATGAAGGACAAACAGAGAGTAATTTCACTGGGACAAATGATGTGACAGAAAAATATACCGAAACAAAAACTGCCAGAGCGGATACGCCCACTACACCGCAGAACGAGTTGAGCACTACCACGCACGAACGAAGTTTCAGCACAATGGCTACTGGAGGTCAAGAAACAAGCGGAACGACGTCCACTACAGTTGGCCCAGAGAGCAACCTGACATCAACGCCAACCTTGGGAAATATTCCCTTTACTGACGAAGGCATAGGTGGCCAACTGATTTCTCGTGGAGGCAGCACGCCGGGCCTACCGCCCTTCACGGACGTTGGAATTGGGGGCACCTTAATTATCTATCCTAGAGGATCACCAACAATGTCATCCGAAAGTTTGGCTTACACTGATGAAGGTATCAAGGGTGGCCTCGTAGACCCTAGGTTAATGTCCCAGTTCACAAGTTGAATTAATACGCAACACTGTGCACTGCATAGGTACGTATATATACAATCAATTTAGTTCTTAGTCGTGACACAGGATGCTTGAAAACATGATATTTAGCTGTCAGCGCACACAAAATTTTTAGGTGCGAAGACGTTTGCATTTGCTTCAattgcactgctgtttgtttACGTAGGTAACAAGTTGGCTGCTGGTGGACCTTCGGTGAGCTCTCCATTTGGGCACAACGTTAGGAAACGAGCTGTACCGTTGCCATCCGCGTCAAACGTATCCATAACGCCTGCAATAGAGGCACAAATGGACGCGGAAGAATCCCCGGTAATGGTGACGGCGGAAGCAGATACATCTGCAAGCGTGGGTCCTACGGACGGTAACACAAATTCATCGGAAGAGCAGAACACGACACCGATCGTAAGCACGGGACCAAAAGGAACGCAAACACCCCCAGGTGCGACGGACGTCCCACAAATGTCATCGAGTACTTCAGAAATGCCTTCCAAGGCCCCAGAAACGTCAGGACCAACGATAGTAACCACAGAGACGCCTCCGGCAGTCACGTCGATCGACGAAAATTCGACAACGCAAGCGGCAGAAACTCCGGGAGGTACGCCCACACCGACAACAGTGCAGGGAGCTAACTTCACAACCAGTATGCCGACAACAGCAAAGCCAGAAACTAAAACTCCCTTTATGACTGAGACGCCCACTCAGCCTACCCTTGCGGACACTACTCCAGGATTGCCTGTCAGTTCATCGTCTCCGCTTACTGAGGTCCCCACTACACAACCGACTGAAGTCCCCACGACTACGCCAGTTCAGGTTCCCACAACGCCATCGGTTATGGTCCCCACGACGCCACCAATTCAAGTCCCCACAACGCCTCCAGTTCAGGCCTCCACGACGCCACCGGTCGAGGTCCCCACGACACCGCCAGTTCTAGTACTCACGACACCACCGGTTCAGGTCCC
Above is a window of Rhipicephalus sanguineus isolate Rsan-2018 chromosome 3, BIME_Rsan_1.4, whole genome shotgun sequence DNA encoding:
- the LOC125757904 gene encoding mucin-5AC-like translates to MGSLEHLTIALTVLVASGIRSYAEAAAMPDEQGRQDGQSGTASTASNGRGPGSPFGFLGGVVSDTQGNPEKVYNFVYGSADSVQQVARLYALMSIPVFQQQPTTPTKPATTSTMMTPTTRTSPTSSLTTTTARLTTTSSAITNASQETGTASTETEGSSEVVSSTSTPTTVAGTPHEMESTPLESGATVASTKTAVLTTTQTPAASQATSTDSNSDDPRTETVQSTTEQLESTADSETTSALSTVSTQFDTDSPLTETSFQPTTEYLWSMFSTTEPETTSALIAIPTTDSNSDDPRTETVQSTTEELASTADSETTSALSTVSTQSDTDSPLTETSVQITTEYLFSTTGTNEPETTSSSVTVPTADPDTDDPLTETVQSTTEAYETVTSTSDPDETPTMDSTTDVPTETMPVTTDNTYPTTESTMHTFSNEPYTTDSSTTLGDVSTSESITTVDHTESTTMSALEVSDYTDTDPTAHLGTGTTSMTEKTGSEYTTDFTVTEATTELNVEVTAGSTADDSETDAYDTTTGSRTATYTTEGPSTEYTAPYTRQYSMTVDFTTFITESTPTKQEPMETSTSSFTNSETSWTKSEVSTESSDVTTDYSVGVTNTDMTETSKQHESTMESTQSSAWPTSERHVTWNATDGWMTSDSAITTQESSPTGDEGTSNTFTGGEVTDSWSQVPSSPYSSTSTNADRQSTTENERYESTSVSSTTLESPALTSSVVTSWLLVDLR
- the LOC119387855 gene encoding integumentary mucin A.1-like; the encoded protein is MDAEESPVMVTAEADTSASVGPTDGNTNSSEEQNTTPIVSTGPKGTQTPPGATDVPQMSSSTSEMPSKAPETSGPTIVTTETPPAVTSIDENSTTQAAETPGGTPTPTTVQGANFTTSMPTTAKPETKTPFMTETPTQPTLADTTPGLPVSSSSPLTEVPTTQPTEVPTTTPVQVPTTPSVMVPTTPPIQVPTTPPVQASTTPPVEVPTTPPVLVLTTPPVQVPTTPPVQVPTTPPPALTTTPPTTSTTIPPTQSPPTLTTQSPTTPPTQRPSTPTTQSPPLPSTQTPTSFPTQRPSSRYPNLPYMPNPMRLPMGLDDFMGRIGVTKTSSRPANLPSLPRPVSPMPLL